The region AAATGGAGATATTAGTCACAGTGCTTTCAACAAAATTCTATCACTGGAGAAAATACTGTTTATAAAAGTTCATAAAGTAAAAAACTGTAACATTGTATGTCTTTTATGCCTTTTGCCTCTAGTCCTGGTCAGTAAATTAGTAATGATTTGGTTTCAGGCAGAAGGACAACTAGGTCActgcattttataaatataaccaGAGAATTTTAAAGTTATGCTTCTTCAACTCCTTATTTCATAACAGTTTTAATTTTTGGCTGAAGATAGAGTGAGGAATATTCCATTCAAAGTTTCAGGATTTTGGACATGCCTTGTTATTTGATGCTCAACTCTGAAGAACTAACTTGTGCCTAGTATGAAGTAACACCTATGGGCATGAACACACACTGGAAAGGAAGGCAATAAACACTGTGTAAATCCATATGTGGTCGATTCCCAACCTTGTCACTTACAAAACATGTCCCTTGATCCAAGATCACTTCGTGGTGATGTATTCTCCACAAGTGATGCATTCTGGGGTGCAGCTTCTATGATGTGCGCTCTCTGTAGTTTTGTAACAATTGACAAAAACACGGATGCATTAATTTGtggtaaatgaatattttatatttcttttcttcatcgTGAGGTTCTGTAGTTTTCACAGGAGGAGTCTCATATCTTATTCTGCATCAGTCATATGACTGTTGATGTCTATTTCAGTATAAAATGTGCATGAAAGCAATGCTCAAGCATCCAATAGTACATAAACAGATGATAATTTTGGAGTCTTTACTTGTTTGCAATACAGCCCTAGAATGAACATAGGATTCTCTTCCTGCCATTTCTTTATTAGATTAGAACAAAGAGCTCCTAAATATCTTAGTGtggtattaaattttattatgatcTATGTGTCAATCCTCTTTGTGAATTCCTGCCATACTATAGGATATCCACAAGTAATTATTCTCAAATTTTAATGTATAACAACTTCAAATTGAGATATTCTTGATAAAATAGCATAACACAAAAACATTAtgagtttaaaaatgtttgaaattatGAAGAATAAGGTCACCTTCTTtctaaaatttacattttctttctgtttctagttaTCAAAGGCCTATGGCCCTGTGTTCACTCTGTATCTGGGAGGGCAGCCCACTGTAGTGCTGCATGGTTATGAGGCTGTGAAGGAAGCTCTGATTGATCATGGGGAGGAGTTTTCTGGAAGAGGAAGATTTCCTGTGGTTGAAAAGGTTGTTAATGGCATGGGTAAGTGTGCATGTGCTTATATGTGTGCTGGGCAGTATCTGTAGTAGGCAGGTGGGTGAATTGCAGATGCTGGACTTGCTCTATAGGCACCCTTTGAGACTTTATGGGTGCCACTAGTTATATCCTTATGCTATCTATGGAATACACTCTCTTGTCTGTTCCCTTAATTTCAGGCATTGTATTTAGCAATGGGAATATATGGAAAGACACGAGGCGCCTTTCACTAATGACCCTGCGGAATTTGGGCATGGGGAAAAGAAGCATTGAGGAGCGTGTTCAAGAGGAAGCACAGTGCCTGGTAGAGGAACTGAGGAAAACCAATGGTGAGTGCAGCTTGAGAATCTGACTTTTACTTCTTGAATCTAGGTGTAGATTTATGCGTCATGTTGTTCCTATCCTCTTCAAAGCATTTTTCTTCATGAGATGTACAGGTCTCATGTTAAGGCTGCAATGCACTTCCAATCCATGCAGTCCACTTACCACAAATGTAGTTAAAAACAGCTAAAGTAACTTACCATGTTAACAAGGGCAAAGTGCATGCTATGGATACTTTGATAGTATTTTACAATTGTTTCCAATTCCTCAGGCTCACCCTGTGATCCCACCTTCATCTTGAGCTGTGCTCCCTGCAATGTCATCTGCTCCATTATATTCCAGAATCGTTTTGACTATAAAGATGAGGATTTCCTTAATTTGATGCAAAGACTGAATGAGAACATCTATATTCTGAGCTCACCCTGGGTGCAGGTGAATTCACAATCCATTCTTTCTGAAAACAcacttgtgttctttctttctcacagaTCAAATGCAACAGGGACCAAGCAGTGAGGTGACCAGACCTCACAGTCCTGACTAACATGTGATGGAAAAATATTTGGAGGAAGCACTAAACATTTTCCTCTTCAAATCAAACCATGAAGGGAAAAATGCCAGGATGGCTTTAACCAGATAGCTTTCTTTCTATTGCTCTCACCATTAATGTCAACAGGGCTCTTTTGATAAAGCAATGTATTTACTTCTAGAAATATGGgcagaaaaaaatagaacaacCTTCTAGTATTCAAATTTATTGGCCTCATTTTAACAATTATACACATCCTCAACATATTTTCAGGAAGAAATATCTTAGACTATTctcttaaaggagaaagaatataTAAGTCAATAAACACTCCCAGCAAATATTCAGTTGTTTCAGTGGTTTGGTGCATCAGATAGAATCCTAGGTGACAGGGTAACAGGAAGAAGTGACAAGGTGAATGATCTCATTTTGTGTGGATCATAAACATCTTCCCAGAATTGTCTTAGGCTGAACTAGCCTTTCATACACACTGCATAAAGAATGAATGCATGAGAAACTCCCAAGGTATTGGTATGCAATTTATTTTAAGTCATATACTATTTTTATGTAGAAATCTGCTTAAGGGGAATAAATAATCAGGGAATAAATTTCTTCTGTAAATCAGATCACCCTATCATCCTAACTTCTACTGTCCTTTTAAAAAGCGTGTGTAAGCAATTTACATAACATGCTATTTCAGCCGTGTAGAACAGAGTTTATTTGAGCTATCAAAGAACTGACATGAATTTACTTTATACTAAAAAGAAATGTGAGTGTGGAAATTTTGCTATTATCTTTGATCATTTGGGCAGAAATTTCTCCATGAATCATCTCTATTAGAATATACAGTTACCATCACCTTAAGATAAATTTCATACATAGCTTGATCTACTAGTGAAAGCAGTCAGGTgatatgttataaatatattttaattaattcattacaATTTAGTAAATTTTTGCATTTCCTTGTAGGTTTGCAATACATTCCCCGTTCTGCTTAATTTTTGTCCAGGAAGTCATAACatattttttaagaattacatttaTATAAGAAGTTAccttttggagaaaataaaagaacatgaagAATCACTGGATGTCACAAATCCTCGAGACTTTATTGACTATTTCCTAATTAAAGGAAGACAGGTAACGAGTTAATATAACTTTATATAATAACTGAATTTATCAAGGTCTTTATAGTTCACTGAACACTTACTAATTTGCCAATAATGTTTAAAATCATGCAAACATCAtttgaaaaacaatttattacttattattttgtttgagtATGCCTAGAAGAGTGAAACCAAAATTTATAATGAGCACATTAGCCCTGGTGTTTAAATTGCAAACAAAAGTAAGTGTGAAAACAATCTAGTGACTATAAAGGCAACACAAAATGTAGATAAGGTGAAACAGATTCCAATTAGTCTTACATTGTAAATTGTcctatattttttgttgttgactTTCTATTCCAAATCAGGGCCCATCCCTTGTCACTTACTGGTCCCACCCTGGGTCACTCAAACTCTCTCACTCCATCCCCTAGTTCTCAGATAGAGGAGCACTCCTTTcttaatatctgacctcagcctttcaagtctcatctggaatgcctatatcttcttcctctgtgtttcaagCCAAGGCTTCCCTGCCATGGGGAAGTCATCAACATGTGGacaccagagtctgtgtcagaaatAGTCGCTAATtcccatattatggaacccacacagagactgtgctgccaTGTACTACATCTAAGGAGGGGATCTGGGTGTTCACTATActtggtctttggttggtgcatcagtccctgcagcaccctcctcctccacccagattaGTTGGCTCcatcagtctccttgtggagttgtctcctgtgcctatgagctcaaggctcttccccacttattCTTCTAACagtttagtgtgtctgtttttatgctgaggtctttcgTGTATTTGGACTTTACTTCTGTGCAGCTTGATAAATaaaggtctatttgcatttttctacaagtagacatcctttaggccagcagcatttgttgagcATGATATCTTATTTCTCTTGTAtggtgtgagtttatttctgggacgTCATTTTGATTGCGTTGATCCACTTGTCTGTTCCTAAGCCAATactatgacatttttattactgttttcttttatagcaCATCTTGAGATCACAGATGTAGAtccttccagaagatcttttattgcataggattCTCTTTAttagtcagggttttttttttttttttttttttttttttttttttttttttttttggttttgtttttacaaatgaagttgagaaatgttctttcaaggtctgtaaaaggctgtgttgacattttgatgggaattgcattgaatctgtagattgcttttgggcagatgaccatttttactatgttcatcctactgatccataagcatgggagaactttccatcttctggaaaGAATTGTCCTGTCTGAACATGAACATAGGTGTCACTGTCACCCTGTTGTAGATCACTTGCATAGATTTTAATGTACACTAATGTACATTTAATACAGAATAAATATAATCTTGACATACTTGTACTGATAAACTCTACAGGGGATTCAAAGGAACTGAGTCGTTCATGGAGAGGTCTACCATTGAAAGGGTGTGTAGAAGAACAAGTGAAAATCTGAGTATCGCTTCCAATGAAATCTCCCCAGAGGGGGTAGGAGATAGGTGCTATTTGGGTTTGCTGTCAGTGTTAAATGTTGGCAATGTGTAatttagaaaaaacaaagatTCATACAGTTTCTGTCTCACACTCATTTAAGAATAAGTAATTGATGATAAACATTCATGCTTATTGGAGGGAATCAGCTCTACTCCCTTTATCTCTATTTGTCTCCTTTGCTTGTTGCCCAGTGATCCAAGGTGTTCATACCTGACACACTttagaaatattgaaaatatcaGTTCTTCAACTTCAAGTCTTGCTTTTTCCAGACTGTTTGACCATTCTGGGTCCTTCCCGTTTCCATTTGAATTCTAATATAAGTCATCAGTTtctacaaggagaccagtggagatttatataaaaagtaattGAACTTAATTACTCAATGACTGAAGGAAattgtgtcatttttaaaaacagataaaattagCATATGGAGACAATCAATATATTTTTTACCACTGTGGAGGTATTAAGTACATTTGCAAATACTACTCCTAAAGCTATCCAGTTTCAAATGCTATTTCACTCTACAAAACATATCACAGCCACTAACAATGACTCCCCAAACTGCCCATTATTAGTAGCTGCTGAGTGATTTCTGTCTTTCTAGactttcctttgtctctctgacAGAGTATACTGACGTCTAAGCCTGCCCTTACTACACCAGCCTTTACTTTCTGTCTTCTTGCCCTTGCATAAACTCTTAGATGTTCCTCTGAGTTTAGTTTGTTCCCATACTTCCTCCTTCTGTTACAGCAAACTTCATGCACAAGGATGAGAACCACGATTCAGTTCTTCATCATTCATGTATCTTTGTGTTATTTCTACCGCCATCTTTTCTGAGCTATTTGTGTAGGAACATCTGTACACATGTGTCTTGatggtgtgttttttgttttacgtGTGCTTACCTCCAGGACTGGAGATTCTGATTCAGATGGTAATTTCATATTTAGCTTTGTGAAGCACAGCTCACAATTGCTACAGATAGTATACAATTTAATACCTAAAGGAttactttttttagtttttattttatgtgtaaggcaGTTTTGCCAGTATATGAGTCTGTACATGACACGACATAAAAGATCCTTTAAGTCTTGATGATGATCTGTGCACCAACACCATGATGCTTTCAATGTTGTAGACTGTAGGAGGTTTCCACATTTAActgttcatatttttcttcacaGTTTTATTTGAATCTGTGGATTTTCTTTCCCACTTGAACTTTAGTATAGACAGAAATGATTCATTAGATTACTTTGAGAAGTGTTATCTCCATTTTAAAACTACTCCAATTTCCACTACTTGTGCATGAGTTAATTTTTCATCTGCTACTTAGACAATTTTTTTTAGTATTGGAAATGGTGTTAAGTGTGTACATCTTTCATGTTCTTGATTTTGCAATCTTAAGTTTTTTCCTACtgctataattataattatttctttgatttCACTTTACTTCACTAATTTCTGTTGGAtcctgttagaaaagctcacctctgtgttgctcaccttcttctctgatgtctcacgttctcgtttttcttctgtctgtgtgtttatcattgactccattttcattttcagatcttgaactgattttttttttatttctttcatctgattagttgtatattcctgagtttcttccattgcctctttataggtcttcagagattgaaccgttttatttatttctttcatctggttgtttacattttcctgcaattttttccagttccactctatgtgcttcttttatgtctctcacctgtttggctgcgtcttcctgcatttgattacgaattttatttgtttcctccattatcatcctcattacaaAGGATTTGgagttattttcttgtatttccgttgtatttgagttctctgggttgttttctttgggatagctggaaactggagacgccatgttgttttggggttttttgtgtatgcttttacgctgtcctttagacatcttgccatccttggttttgttgggtagcttccagagttggatggagggagtctgatgatagattcacttgcgTTCTCACAATCTCCCTATGCTGGAacctctaatgcttcactggtgtggatgttaggaggttagccctgttgttttgaactctcacagccagtgatcctcagctcccctgtgctgtgggtcctgcaatagttctgggtctctgaatgtgcgttgggtcaggccaaggtatccacagccttctgtgtcccctgccaagtccagccaagaACACTAGGCTTGAACCacaggccgaactcagctagattctcagggcctgaaccctctgctgagctcagctagggattctgggcccaaaatgcacacagggtccagccagaatttttgggctgggactgcgcaccaagctcagctaggggcttttggcccaaagtgcgtgctgtggtcagttattgactcagggcccgaactgtttTGTgttatccataaaataaaattgtccaCTACTGTAAATTTCTTGTATTTCAGTGCTccaataatatacatatattattgtaTCAAACATTCTTAGGAAAATCACAATCAACTGTTGAACAATACACATGAACACCTGGCAGCAACAGTGAATGATTTGTTTGGTGCTGGGACAGAGACAACAAGCACAACAATGAGATatgctctcctgctcctgctgaaGCACCCACATGTCACAGGTGAGGAGAACACAGGTAATGAACCATGGTGTTCCAATAAGATGCAGAAAAGATACTGCAAGAGTCCTGCGTGTTGTTATTCAGCATCTCAGTATGTAGCCTCTGTTCCTCTGGATGTAATGAAGAGGAtgactgagaaaaataaacagaccACACCTTTAGAAAAAGTCATCAAAGCTGGTCCAGTGTTTGGATTCCCTGGTAGGAAATTGATCGTAGGCAAACCTAGTATATATTAGATCATAGGCAAAACTAGCATATATTAGATCGTAGGCAAAACTAGCATATATTAGAAGGTGCTTACATACTGCTTTCTTGCCCAGATTGAGAATTTTGGAGCATAAAAACGATGCTCGAAATGGGTGATTTACATAGTGAAAAGATAGCTGCAGTAACATTTCAAactagacatgcacacacataatttgaaaatatggTATTTTGACAAATTTGACTAATTTCAGATCTCTTTCACCAATAACTATGATGACTAATAACTATacatatattgtttaaaatatgtaCTTTGATATCTTTGTTTACTATCATGGTTCTAATAGTAAATATATGCTCGTGAGTAATAATGACAATTTTAAAGGATGATGTCATAAACCTGTGTCATTGCAGTTCTGTATATCTAAATTCACTCTTAATTATGACATATATGCTCTGAGGCACAGTTCATGCCCTGGATAGACTTGCATTAGTGCAACAAATATGTCACATTtcccagaacacatgtaaaatTGCCttacatggtggcacacacttcttATCTCAGCACTGAAGAGATGGAAACAGAACTGAGCTGTGCACTGGGTAGAGGTTCTAGCCTAATAACTTCATTCCAGTCTCTCTGACCCTGAGAAAATACATGGGGAATGACTCCTGAATAACAACATCCGAGATTGTCACCCTGCACCTCTATATACCTGATTAAATGTATGCAAATGCACATGTA is a window of Acomys russatus chromosome 5, mAcoRus1.1, whole genome shotgun sequence DNA encoding:
- the LOC127189541 gene encoding cytochrome P450 2C37-like isoform X33; amino-acid sequence: MDPLVVLVLTLSCLLLLSLWKQSSERRKLPPGPTPLPIIGNILQIDVKDIYQSFTKLSKAYGPVFTLYLGGQPTVVLHGYEAVKEALIDHGEEFSGRGRFPVVEKVVNGMGIVFSNGNIWKDTRRLSLMTLRNLGMGKRSIEERVQEEAQCLVEELRKTNGSPCDPTFILSCAPCNVICSIIFQNRFDYKDEDFLNLMQRLNENIYILSSPWVQVCNTFPVLLNFCPGSHNIFFKNYIYIRSYLLEKIKEHEESLDVTNPRDFIDYFLIKGRQENHNQLLNNTHEHLAATVNDLFGAGTETTSTTMRYALLLLLKHPHVTAKVQEEIDRVVGRHRSPCMQDRSQMPYTDAMIHEVQRFIDFVPNSLPHAVTCDVKFRNYLIPKGTTVIASLSSVLNDNKEFPNPEMFDPGHFLDEKGNFKKSDYFMPFSTGKRICAGEGLARMELFLFLTTILQNFKLKPLVHPKDIDTTPVLTGLASVPPSFQLCFIPV